One window of Vitis riparia cultivar Riparia Gloire de Montpellier isolate 1030 chromosome 5, EGFV_Vit.rip_1.0, whole genome shotgun sequence genomic DNA carries:
- the LOC117915015 gene encoding U-box domain-containing protein 43-like yields MALELVPIGTILAVLTNQVLKTAQAAKDVLIGKECFKVLSKHLFDIEPVLKELQLQKLNDSQAAKQALENLEEDVKKANNLVERYKNCARFYLLFKCRHIVKEVEEVTRDIGRSLAALSLANTEVLAGISDQVNRLQNEMQRVEFEASQSQIKIVDKLNQGINDAKLDQDFANDMLEEIAMAVGVPVEPSEISKELKNLRKEKEETANRKERAEAFFLEQVIELLSRADAAKDFEQVKEHYVQRAQVIERYDCSREDITPLKTFICPISQTVMVDPVNLCTDTTCERAAIKAWFDRGERTDPETGDLLGDFTLRPNLRLRQSIEEWREINYCLKIRSSKEKLLSGVDLSVEAALIQMQDLIRENSINKDWITIGGLTAIIVSILGSSHNKDVKRNILITLKYVVEGHARNKEKVVEFKGLDHIIPCLGRDSSISKAAVELLYELLQDKSGWNVSVCRKLSQTCSAILFLVTLLKGPVKESAEKAEKILMKLCDEDEENISRAARADWYKPLIDRIIRGSETSRISKVRTLVNMELVDQNITLLGKEGVIPPLLEMASGNVESQEASLSALVKLSGCHANKELIAAAGGVPIIVDLIFSPHTAIIIARCCEVLEKLTSNDDGIKFLVDKNKKQLEIEQIIKKLLAFLQSPNSSNIMLRPALRALLGICKSEARFIKTAVLTANGVSLILPLLDGSDPEIREIAINLLSLFSQHEPEGVVEYLLKPKRLEALVGFLENGDKADVQMAAAGLLANLPKSEVPLTMMLIELEGLNAIISILRSGTMGAKENALTALFRFTDPANLDSQRKVVELGAYPLLVRFLRVGSVTAKARAAALIGNLSTSSPELAVVPKPARCLCFRSSRVPLCPAHGGICSVETTFCLLKADALAGLVALLHEEIDATAYEAIQTLSTLVREDSPQRGANVLHEADAINPTLEILNWGPGPLKEQALVLLEKVLTVKEMVEKYGSIARLRLVDITGRIYIHEDGNLRRKAAGVLALLERYSGFDTSSLATGLNG; encoded by the exons ATGGCTTTGGAGCTCGTACCAATAGGGACCATCTTGGCTGTGTTAACGAACCAAGTCCTTAAGACAGCTCAAGCTGCAAAGGATGTTCTTATTGGGAAGGAGTGTTTCAAGGTTCTGTCCAAGCACCTCTTTGATATTGAACCCGTCTTAAAGGAATTGCAGCTTCAAAAACTGAATGATTCTCAAGCTGCAAAGCAAGCTTTAGAAAACCTAGAAGAAGATGTCAAGAAAGCTAACAACTTGGTAGAGAGGTACAAAAACTGTGCCCGTTTCTACTTGCTGTTCAAATGCCGGCACATTGTCAAGGAGGTCGAAGAAGTCACAAGGGATATTGGAAGGTCTTTGGCTGCTTTATCCCTTGCAAACACTGAAGTCCTGGCAGGGATATCTGACCAGGTGAACAGGTTACAGAATGAGATGCAAAGAGTGGAATTTGAGGCTTCACAATCTCAGATCAAAATTGTTGACAAGTTGAATCAGGGTATCAATGATGCAAAACTTGACCAGGATTTCGCAAATGACATGCTTGAAGAGATAGCAATGGCAGTTGGGGTACCAGTTGAGCCGTCGGAGATAAGCAAAGAGCTAAAAAACCTcagaaaggaaaaggaagaaacTGCCAACCGGAAAGAAAGGGCAGAAGCTTTCTTCCTGGAGCAGGTTATCGAGCTGCTTTCTCGAGCAGATGCTGCAAAAGATTTTGAGCAAGTTAAAGAGCATTATGTCCAGAGGGCTCAGGTCATAGAGCGTTATGATTGCAGCAGAGAGGATATTACACCACTAAAGACTTTCATTTGTCCTATAAGTCAAACTGTGATGGTTGATCCTGTCAACCTTTGCACTGACACCACATGTGAGAGGGCAGCTATCAAAGCCTGGTTTGACCGTGGAGAGAGGACTGATCCAGAAACGGGTGATCTTCTGGGAGATTTTACTTTGAGGCCTAACCTTCGACTAAGACAATCGATTGAAGAGTGGAGGGAAATCAATTACTGCCTTAAAATCAGATCTTCCAAGGAAAAGCTGCTATCAGGTGTAGACCTCTCTGTGGAAGCAGCCCTCATCCAAATGCAGGATCTTATCAGAGAAAATTCCATTAACAAAGACTGGATTACCATAGGAGGGCTTACTGCTATTATTGTTTCTATCCTTGGAAGCTCCCACAACAAAGATGTgaagagaaatattttaattacctTAAAGTATGTTGTAGAAGGACATGCAAGAAATAAG GAAAAAGTGGTTGAGTTCAAGGGGTTGGATCACATCATTCCCTGCTTAGGGCGTGACTCAAGCATATCAAAGGCTGCAGTTGAATTGTTATATGAGTTATTGCAAGATAAATCTGGTTGGAATGTGTCTGTTTGTAGGAAACTCTCACAGACATGTAGTGCAATTCTTTTCCTTGTAACCCTCCTGAAAGGTCCAGTTAAGGAGTCAGCGGAGAAAGCTGAAAAAATCTTAATGAAGCTTTGTGATGAAGATGAGGAGAACATTTCTCGTGCTGCTAGGGCAGACTGGTATAAGCCACTTATTGATCGCATTATTCGAG GCTCTGAGACTTCAAGGATATCAAAGGTGAGAACACTTGTTAATATGGAACTTGTCGACCAGAATATAACGCTCCTTGGCAAGGAAGGGGTAATACCTCCCTTGCTTGAAATGGCATCTGGCAATGTGGAATCACAAGAAGCATCCTTATCTGCACTGGTTAAGCTATCAGGTTGTCATGCCAACAAAGAGCTCATTGCCGCTGCTGGTGGGGTTCCTATTATTGTGGACTTAATATTCTCTCCCCACACTGCAATAATCATTGCTAGATGTTGTGAAGTCTTGGAGAAACTTACTTCAAATGATGATGGAATTAAATTCCTTGTTGACAAAAATAAGAAGCAGCTTGAGATAGAGCAGATAATAAAGAAGTTGTTAGCATTTTTACAAAGTCCAAACTCATCCAACATCATGCTGAGGCCTGCTTTACGTGCACTTCTCGGGATTTGTAAGTCTGAAGCAAGGTTTATTAAGACAGCAGTTCTTACTGCCAATGGTGTTTCCCTCATCCTTCCTCTTCTTGATGGCTCTGACCCAGAAATTAGAGAAATTGCCATAAATCTTCTGTCCCTCTTCTCTCAGCATGAACCAGAAGGCGTTGTGGAATATCTTCTCAAGCCGAAGAGGTTGGAGGCTTTAGTGGGGTTTCTTGAGAATGGTGATAAGGCTGATGTACAGATGGCAGCAGCTGGTTTATTGGCCAATCTTCCAAAATCAGAAGTACCACTCACAATGATGTTAATTGAATTAGAAGGGTTGAATGCAATCATAAGCATCTTAAGATCTGGGACCATGGGAGCAAAAGAAAATGCTCTAACTGCACTCTTCAGGTTCACGGATCCTGCAAATCTAGACTCGCAGCGAAAGGTGGTTGAACTAGGAGCATATCCTTTGCTTGTAAGATTTCTCAGGGTTGGTTCGGTAACAGCAAAGGCAAGAGCAGCAGCCCTCATTGGTAATCTTTCCACAAGCAGTCCAGAACTTGCAGTTGTGCCTAAACCAGCTAGATGCTTGTGTTTCAGGTCATCACGCGTCCCTTTGTGCCCTGCACATGGAGGTATCTGCAGTGTGGAGACAACTTTTTGTCTGTTGAAGGCAGATGCTTTGGCTGGGCTGGTAGCACTCTTGCATGAAGAGATTGATGCAACTGCTTATGAAGCAATTCAGACCCTTTCTACACTGGTGCGGGAAGACTCTCCTCAGAGAGGGGCCAATGTCTTGCATGAAGCTGATGCCATTAATCCCACACTGGAGATTTTGAATTGGGGACCGGGTCCTCTGAAGGAACAGGCTTTGGTACTATTGGAGAAAGTCCTTACAGTGAAGGAAATGGTGGAAAAGTATGGATCAATAGCTCGGTTACGTCTTGTCGATATTACTGGTAGGATTTACATTCATGAGGATGGGAATCTTAGGAGGAAGGCTGCTGGAGTCTTGGCTCTCCTCGAACGCTATTCGGGATTTGATACATCATCTCTTGCTACAG